From a region of the Chrysemys picta bellii isolate R12L10 chromosome 7, ASM1138683v2, whole genome shotgun sequence genome:
- the ATP5MK gene encoding ATP synthase membrane subunit K, mitochondrial encodes MLGGGISQRHLACGLGVGEGHGAAIVGERVAGPATMAGHDSETQYKFTGFKKYFNSYTLTGRRNYVIATYASIAMIILYFTLKPKKQTPAVTGK; translated from the exons ATGCTCGGAGGCGGGATTTCCCAGCGCCATCTTGCCTGTGGACTTGGAGTCGGCGAAGGGCACGGAGCGGCTATTGTAGGGGAGCGCGTGGCAG GACCAGCAACCATGGCAGGACATGACTCTGAAACACAGTACAAGTTCACTGGTTTTAAGAAATACTTCAATTCCTACACCTTGACAGGCAGAAGGAAT taTGTAATAGCTACATATGCAAGCAttgccatgatcatcttatatttCACGCTTAAGCCTAAAAAACAAACTCCAGCGGTGACAGGAAAATAG